Proteins found in one Oreochromis niloticus isolate F11D_XX linkage group LG22, O_niloticus_UMD_NMBU, whole genome shotgun sequence genomic segment:
- the LOC112843482 gene encoding uncharacterized protein LOC112843482 — MDINTDSPLLRFLRNRGVPEDCLLRMLQERIDATVIDFMDDKTLSGYIPTYGDRIAARRFCLENSGASTKESRKNSLLEKLKEKMGINENEKKPDHEEAFVSKRKRTYAKNNRWAEKKTRKIELGWIHEGKQVRKRRGGGTRTFDVPKDSKKADILQYAKDLFFPSGKSKFGRWEVFSHDILDYQEEAVFDEDVTVGELYSALKMGILRFYLCTRRFSNDEDDEEVYDRGKTHVNNVTQLTDSHQGDEEAFHTVVISSSESRNADEDVLLDTSEVMIGPYLGEPLPCQLDDTVIDEPFLQFEEDDLVITSITLPPTNTAVSSPDTSISNEAISSAGSYDVVCITIKLHRVTIMEEMISQFKDPALLIHPLKYTYIDEKGADADSVSRDVYAAFWSEFVDNTAEGEEFRVPSLSPKWQEEEWKSMGRILLKGFQDHGYFPCRLAPVFTVALIFGENQVSDDLLFESLLFYLSQSDRDLITRALKEDLSDEDRDEVLDLMDRLDVSVLPTKENLKGLLLKVAHKQLIQKPAYAAEKMSLVASHFLKEAFQSPQDVLQMYEDKKPTTRKLLKLLTASPTTQAEKQSFRFLHQYIRGLDDTGLRRMFRFLTGSDVICVDKVEVLFTPVDGLARRPVAHTCGPLLELPWTYTSYPELRNELDNVLAAKSSYEFSIA; from the exons ATGGACATAAACACTGATAGCCCACTTCTGAGATTTCTTCGGAATCGTGGTGTACCTGAGGACTGTCTCTTACGAATGCTACAAGAACGC ATTGATGCCACAGTGATTGATTTCATGGATGACAAGACCCTGTCTGGTTACATCCCAACATATGGTGATCGAATAGCTGCCAGACGGTTCTGCTTGGAAAACAGTGGTGCAAGTACTAAGGAATCAAGAAAAAACTCATTGCTCGAGAAATTGAAGGAAAAGATGGGAATCAATGAAAATGAGAAGAAACCTGATCATGAGGAGGCATTTGTTTCTAAGAGAAAAAGAACATATGCAAAAAACAACAGATGGGCTGAGAAAAAGACTCGAAAAATTGAGTTAGGGTGGATCCATGAAGGTAAGCAAGTGAGAAAGcgcagaggaggaggaacaaGGACCTTTGATGTGCCCAAAGACTCCAAAAAAGCTGACATATTACAGTATGCTAAAGatcttttctttccaagtgGAAAAAGCAAATTTGGAAGATGGGAGGTGTTCAGTCATGACATATTAGACTATCAGGAAGAGGCTGTATTTGATGAAGATGTCACAGTTGGAGAACTCTACTCAGCACTTAAAATGGGAATATTGAGATTTTACTTGTGCACAAGAAGATTTTccaatgatgaagatgatgaagaagTTTATGATAGAGggaaaacacatgtaaacaatGTTACACAACTGACTGACTCACATCAAGGAGATGAAGAAGCTTTCCACACTGTTGTGATCTCATCATCAGAATCTAGGAATGCTGATGAAGATGTATTATTAGACACATCTGAGGTAATGATTGGACCCTACCTTGGAGAGCCTCTGCCTTGTCAACTTGATGACACTGTAATAGATGAACCATTCCTGCAGTTTGAGGAAGATGATCTGGTCATCACATCCATTACACTTCctccaacaaacacagcagtcagtAGTCCAGATACATCTATAAGCAATGAAGCAATAAGCTCTGCAGGATCATATGATGTTGTCTGCATTACCATCAAACTTCACAGGgttactattatggaggagatGATCAGCCAGTTCAAAGATCCAGCACTCCTCATACACCCTCTAAAATACACCTACATTGATGAAAAAGGAGCTGATGCAGACAGTGTATCAAGAGATGTGTATGCTGCATTTTGGTCAGAGTTTGTGGACAACACAGCTGAAGGAGAGGAGTTCAGAGTGCCATCACTGTCACCTAAATGGCAGGAAGAAGAGTGGAAATCCATGGGTAGAATTTTACTGAAGGGATTTCAAGACCATGGATATTTCCCTTGTCGCCTTGCTCCTGTTTTCACAGTGGCACTCATCTTCGGTGAGAATCAAGTATCAGATGATCTGCTGTTTGAAAGTCTTCTCTTTTACCTAAGTCAATCAGATAGGGATCTGATAACAAGGGCTCTAAAAGAAGATCTTTCAGATGAAGACAGGGATGAAGTGCTGGATCTCATGGATCGCCTGGATGTATCAGTGCTTCCAACCAAAGAGAACTTAAAAGGCCTTCTTCTGAAAGTCGCACACAAACAATTAATCCAAAAACCAGCATATGCCGCAGAGAAAATGTCCTTAGTTGCAAGCCACTTCCTAAAAGAAGCTTTTCAAAGCCCACAAGATGTCCTACAAATGTATGAAGATAAAAAGCCAACAACGAGAAAGCTTTTGAAGTTGCTTACTGCCTCTCCCACCACTCAAGCAGAGAAGCAGAGCTTCAGATTTCTGCACCAGTACATCAGAGGACTTGACGATACAGGACTGAGAAGGATGTTCAGGTTTCTTACTGGGTCAGATGTCATCTGTGTTGACAAGGTTGAGGTACTGTTCACGCCTGTGGATGGACTGGCACGACGACCTGTGGCACACACATGCGGCCCTCTTCTGGAACTACCATGGACATACACGTCCTACCCAGAACTACGAAATGAACTGGACAATGTTTTGGCTGCTAAAAGCTCTTATGAGTTCAGCATAGCTTGA
- the LOC109196343 gene encoding uncharacterized protein LOC109196343, translating to MARLLELIKFYFMLGLRHGEILLLLSSLDSIVISMRTLRRNLKRMGLYRRKNESDPIEVAGFLIDQLEGHGRLHGYKLHHLNCIQAGYVVTQSTVRHLLKYLDPYGVEQRRRNRLMRRTYVNPGPNFMWHVDSYDKLKPFGICINGAIDGFSRVMIWLHAYSTNNDPKVIAGYFIAEVEKRMGTPARIRSDLGTENVIMAEMQRFLRWTMDPNVRNCFITGSSNHNQRIEGWWAFLRRHHAQHWINRLQELKDHDCFSGCFLDKQLILFTCLNVIEEELQQVAHMWNTHIIRRSRNAAAPSGRPILMYTIPHLFGGQDHLKEVSREAVDACKQECQQRGPYTCDETVFSLCCLIMSENFLLPPSTADESIELYLFLRAYILKDL from the exons ATGGCACGTTTATTGGAATTAATTAAGTTCTATTTTATGCTTGGATTGAGGCATGGGGAGATTTTGCTGTTATTGAGCAGTTTGGACAGTATTGTGATAAGCATGCGGACACTTAGAAGAAACCTAAAACGCATGGGACTGTACAGGAGAAAGAACGAGTCCGATCCGATTGAGGTGGCAGGATTTCTTATTGATCAACTGGAGGGACACGGGAGGCTCCATGGATACAAACTACACCACCTGAACTGCATTCAGGCAGGTTATGTTGTCACGCAGAGTACTGTGAGACATTTACTGAAATATCTTGACCCTTACGGTGTTGAGCAACGACGCAGAAATCGCCTAATGCGACGCACGTATGTAAATCCTGGACCAAATTTCATGTGGCATGTTGACTCCTATGACAAACTCAAGCCTTTTGGAATCTGTATAAATGGAGCTATTGATGGCTTTTCGAGAGTTATGATTTGGCTTCATGCCTATTCAACAAACAATGATCCCAAAGTCATTGCTGGATATTTCATAGCAGAAGTTGAAAAGAGGATGGGAACACCTGCTAGGATTCGCTCTGATTTGGGAACAGAAAATGTCATAATGGCCGAGATGCAACGATTCTTGCGATGGACTATGGATCCGAACGTCAGAAACTGTTTTATTACTGGATCCAGCAATCACAATCAGCGTATTGAAGGCTGGTGGGCCTTTCTGAGACGACATCATGCTCAGCACTGGATAAATCGTCTCCAGGAACTAAAAGACCATGACTGCTTTTCTGGATGTTTTTTGGACAAGCAGCTCATATTGTTTACGTGCCTGAACGTCATCGAG gAAGAGCTGCAGCAAGTTGCACATATGTGGAACACCCACATAATACGCAGAAGCAGAAATGCAGCTGCTCCAAGTGGACGTCCGATTCTCATGTACACCATCCCTCATCTCTTTGGAGGACAGGATCATCTGAAAGAGGTTTCTCGGGAGGCAGTGGATGCTTGTAAGCAAGAATGCCAACAGAGAGGACCTTATACCTGTGATGAAACCGTTTTCAGCTTGTGTTGCCTTATAATGTCAGAGAACTTCTTACTTCCACCAAgcacagcagatgaatccatTGAACTGTATCTCTTCCTGAGAGCCTATATACTGAAGGACTTATAA